From Pseudomonas sp. LS1212, the proteins below share one genomic window:
- a CDS encoding sigma factor-like helix-turn-helix DNA-binding protein, which produces MTSLLSSFQNLFQHAPVDHECDALSANLKKLPRRVQQVFLLSRLDDLPFAAIAQRLDVPLSTVEKHMTLILEHTRTPSPGDPLPGTASHWYSRLQNPLTTASERIDFRRWLDACATHRDAFHTTELHWRKLLAPARELGAGQWYRQPRTHLAPIGYALAALVLATLAAVAIWA; this is translated from the coding sequence ATGACCAGTCTGCTTTCGTCTTTTCAGAATCTGTTCCAGCATGCGCCTGTCGATCACGAGTGCGACGCTCTATCGGCCAACCTGAAAAAACTGCCCAGACGCGTGCAACAGGTTTTCCTGCTCAGCCGCCTCGACGACCTCCCCTTCGCTGCGATTGCGCAACGGCTGGATGTGCCGCTGAGTACCGTGGAAAAGCACATGACCCTGATTCTGGAGCACACTCGGACCCCCTCCCCGGGCGACCCGTTACCAGGTACCGCCAGCCATTGGTACAGCCGACTGCAGAACCCGCTGACCACCGCCAGTGAACGCATCGACTTTCGTCGCTGGCTGGACGCCTGCGCTACCCATCGGGATGCCTTTCACACTACAGAATTGCACTGGCGCAAGCTGCTGGCCCCGGCCCGCGAACTTGGCGCCGGCCAATGGTATCGCCAGCCACGCACGCACTTGGCGCCAATCGGCTATGCACTGGCAGCGCTGGTTCTGGCCACCCTCGCGGCGGTCGCTATCTGGGCCTGA
- a CDS encoding M14-type cytosolic carboxypeptidase: protein MTVALTPLEISADFDSGNITVLDASDPLQVRLAIRPDTRSPHFQWFHFKVDGLTPGQPHRFSLENAGQSSYNKAWSGYQAVASYDHINWFRVPTEFTDGKALRFTLEPTETQAWFAYFEPYSRARHDTLIEHAVTTAGLELLAVGKSAEGRDIQLLRKGDGAEGKLKLWMIAQQHPGEHMAEWFMEGVIERLQQVDDAEIQALLAIADLYLVPDMNPDGAFHGHLRTNAMGKDLNRAWQDSSAEHTPEVFFAQQQMTKHGVDLFLDIHGDEEIPYVFTAGCEGNPGFTSRIDALEKAFRSHLGSLTREFQSVHGYARDLPGEANMTLACNSVGQKFDCLSLTLEMPFKDNNDAPDALTGWSGKRSKRLAWDVLSTVAHMATTLR, encoded by the coding sequence ATGACCGTGGCGCTGACCCCTCTTGAAATCTCTGCCGACTTCGACAGCGGCAATATCACCGTGCTCGATGCCAGTGACCCTCTCCAGGTTCGCCTGGCCATCCGGCCCGACACCCGTAGCCCACACTTTCAGTGGTTTCATTTCAAGGTCGATGGGCTCACGCCGGGGCAACCCCACAGGTTCAGCCTCGAAAACGCGGGCCAGTCTTCCTATAACAAGGCCTGGAGCGGTTACCAGGCCGTGGCCTCGTACGATCACATCAACTGGTTCCGCGTACCGACCGAATTCACCGACGGCAAGGCCCTGCGGTTCACCCTGGAGCCGACCGAAACGCAAGCCTGGTTCGCCTATTTCGAACCCTACAGCCGTGCCCGCCATGACACACTCATCGAACACGCCGTGACCACGGCCGGGCTGGAGTTGCTGGCAGTGGGCAAGAGCGCCGAAGGTCGGGACATCCAGCTGCTGCGCAAGGGGGACGGTGCCGAAGGCAAATTGAAACTCTGGATGATTGCCCAGCAGCACCCGGGCGAACATATGGCCGAGTGGTTCATGGAGGGCGTGATCGAGCGCCTGCAGCAAGTGGACGATGCCGAAATACAAGCGCTGCTGGCCATTGCCGATCTGTACCTGGTACCGGACATGAACCCCGACGGTGCCTTTCATGGCCACCTGCGCACCAACGCCATGGGCAAGGACCTCAACCGCGCCTGGCAGGATTCGAGTGCCGAGCACACCCCGGAAGTGTTTTTCGCCCAGCAGCAAATGACCAAACATGGGGTCGATCTGTTCCTCGACATCCATGGCGATGAAGAGATTCCCTACGTGTTTACCGCAGGGTGCGAAGGCAACCCCGGCTTCACCTCGCGCATCGATGCGCTGGAAAAAGCCTTTCGCAGCCATCTGGGCAGCCTCACCCGCGAGTTCCAGAGCGTGCATGGCTACGCCCGCGACTTGCCTGGCGAGGCCAACATGACCCTGGCCTGCAACAGTGTCGGGCAGAAATTCGACTGCCTGTCATTGACCCTGGAGATGCCGTTCAAGGACAACAACGACGCACCCGATGCACTCACCGGCTGGTCGGGCAAGCGCTCGAAACGGCTGGCCTGGGATGTACTCAGTACCGTGGCCCATATGGCCACGACCCTGCGCTGA
- a CDS encoding cytochrome b, translating to MSAQPTHFAPLARLLHWSMALLILTMLFIGAGMVASVSERHEWLIHIHKPLGALLLVLVILRLVVRLSTRQPPLPADMPGWQVLAARLSHLLLYALMLILPLLGWAMLSAAGDPVMLTSALQLPPILPANAATFAVLRKAHGYLAYLLFLTILLHLAAALFHGWIRRDGVLESMLKGQD from the coding sequence ATGAGCGCCCAACCCACCCATTTCGCGCCGTTGGCGCGTCTGCTGCACTGGTCGATGGCGCTATTGATCCTGACGATGTTGTTCATCGGCGCGGGCATGGTTGCCTCGGTGTCGGAACGTCACGAATGGTTGATCCATATTCATAAACCGTTGGGTGCATTGCTGCTGGTACTGGTGATCCTGCGCCTGGTAGTGCGCCTGAGCACCCGGCAGCCGCCGCTGCCCGCCGATATGCCCGGCTGGCAGGTGCTGGCGGCAAGGCTTTCGCATCTCCTGCTGTACGCCCTGATGCTGATACTGCCGCTGTTGGGCTGGGCAATGCTGTCGGCGGCCGGGGACCCGGTCATGCTCACCAGCGCCTTGCAGCTGCCGCCGATCCTCCCGGCCAATGCAGCGACCTTTGCCGTGCTGCGCAAGGCCCATGGTTACCTGGCCTACCTGCTTTTCCTGACCATACTGCTGCACCTGGCAGCGGCATTGTTCCACGGCTGGATCCGGCGCGATGGGGTGCTCGAAAGCATGCTCAAAGGCCAGGACTGA
- a CDS encoding catalase family peroxidase, whose protein sequence is MQDRSAPSRRPLSTASKVMRLTGIALVVAAIAGTFAYFNGSLDPNRLTPKKLVDSLETNNGVYEGYRRNHAKGVCVVGYFENNGLAREYSSAEVFKDARTPLVGRFALAGGNPFAPDSGAPVRSLALRFELANGEQWRTGMNNMPVFPVGTPEAFYQMLQASRPDPATGKPDPSGMPTFFAAHPESAPFLQWVKSAKPSASYATETYNGLNAFYLVNAAGKRQAVRWSVVPLDQNAADAVSAPGADVLEQDLARRLAAGPLRWQLRITLGNPEDPTSDASKVWPSDRTVLNAGTVVLQDIQPQNSGECRDINYDPLILPGGIEGSDDPLLVTRSAAYANSYLRRTSEVGKLPTTTAIQESRQ, encoded by the coding sequence ATGCAAGACCGCTCGGCGCCATCACGGCGCCCCTTAAGCACTGCAAGCAAGGTCATGCGCCTGACCGGCATCGCCCTGGTGGTGGCGGCCATCGCCGGTACGTTTGCCTACTTCAACGGGAGTCTCGACCCCAATCGCCTGACACCCAAAAAACTGGTCGACAGTCTGGAAACCAACAACGGTGTCTATGAAGGCTATCGTCGCAACCATGCCAAGGGCGTCTGCGTCGTCGGTTATTTCGAGAACAATGGCCTGGCGCGGGAGTACTCCAGCGCCGAGGTATTCAAGGATGCCCGCACGCCGTTGGTGGGGCGTTTCGCCTTGGCTGGCGGTAACCCTTTTGCACCGGACAGCGGTGCGCCGGTTCGCAGCCTGGCGTTGCGTTTCGAGCTTGCCAATGGCGAGCAATGGCGCACTGGCATGAACAACATGCCGGTGTTCCCGGTGGGTACGCCGGAGGCGTTTTACCAGATGCTCCAGGCGAGTCGCCCGGACCCTGCCACTGGTAAACCGGACCCATCGGGCATGCCGACATTTTTCGCCGCCCATCCCGAGTCCGCGCCTTTTTTGCAATGGGTCAAGAGCGCCAAGCCGTCCGCCAGCTATGCGACCGAAACCTACAACGGTCTCAATGCCTTCTATCTGGTGAATGCAGCCGGCAAGCGCCAGGCCGTGCGCTGGAGCGTGGTGCCGCTCGATCAGAATGCCGCGGATGCAGTGAGCGCTCCGGGTGCGGACGTTCTCGAACAAGATCTGGCCCGGCGCTTGGCAGCCGGACCTTTGCGCTGGCAACTGCGTATCACGTTGGGCAACCCCGAAGACCCGACCAGCGATGCGAGCAAAGTGTGGCCCAGTGACCGAACGGTGCTGAACGCCGGTACGGTTGTATTGCAAGACATCCAGCCGCAGAACAGTGGCGAGTGCCGCGATATCAACTATGACCCGTTGATCTTGCCCGGTGGTATCGAGGGCTCGGACGATCCGTTGTTGGTCACACGTTCCGCTGCCTATGCCAATTCCTACCTGCGCCGTACCAGTGAAGTGGGCAAGTTGCCCACGACCACTGCCATTCAGGAGTCTCGCCAATGA
- a CDS encoding sigma-70 family RNA polymerase sigma factor, whose protein sequence is MNALDEEIRQLLPRLRRFALSLTRETSSADDLVQNCLERALSRWRGKRPEGDLRAWLFSILYRQFLDAHRRAGRYARMLEFFTGREEHQPSVERSVIAQTTLQAFEQLNAEQRALLYWVSVEGLSYKEIAEILEVPIGTVMSRLSRARQALRQLSDGEIPGPVLRRLK, encoded by the coding sequence ATGAACGCCCTCGATGAAGAAATCAGGCAGTTGTTGCCACGCCTGCGCCGCTTCGCGCTGTCGTTGACCCGCGAGACCAGCAGCGCCGACGACCTGGTCCAGAACTGCCTGGAACGGGCCTTGTCACGCTGGCGCGGCAAGCGCCCGGAGGGCGATTTGCGGGCCTGGCTGTTCTCGATTCTCTATCGGCAGTTTCTCGATGCCCACCGCCGCGCCGGACGCTACGCGCGCATGCTGGAGTTCTTTACCGGCCGTGAAGAACACCAGCCTTCGGTCGAGCGCAGCGTGATCGCACAAACGACGCTGCAAGCTTTCGAGCAACTCAATGCAGAACAACGCGCCCTGCTCTACTGGGTCTCGGTCGAAGGCCTGAGTTACAAGGAGATCGCCGAGATTCTCGAGGTCCCCATCGGCACGGTGATGTCGCGTCTGTCCCGTGCACGCCAGGCTCTGCGTCAACTCAGCGACGGCGAAATCCCGGGCCCTGTCTTGCGGAGACTGAAATGA
- a CDS encoding anti-sigma factor yields MITLPPNEHDLQAYVDHRLEPADRLRLDTYLAAHPDLAAQVRAWQQDAQRLRLALAGGGQLPASPALDPAMIRQRMYRQSRRYLASAAVLLLAIGVGGLSGWQAREMALGGSTLPMTDALQAYRMFAVQQILAADLRVQQGSELQSWLDRYFHHAHRLPDLQAAGFKPVSGRLMSTDQGPAAMVLYEDPSGRRISFYIRPPGPNNTLLPRGSRRDGELQAEYWSSADYNYAMVSPIDEPAMTLLKNAIGGVI; encoded by the coding sequence ATGATTACCCTGCCCCCCAACGAACACGACCTGCAAGCCTACGTCGATCATCGACTGGAGCCAGCCGATCGCCTGCGGCTCGACACCTACCTGGCCGCCCATCCGGACCTTGCCGCCCAGGTTCGGGCCTGGCAGCAGGATGCCCAACGCCTGCGCCTGGCACTGGCGGGTGGCGGGCAATTGCCGGCAAGCCCCGCACTCGACCCGGCCATGATCCGCCAACGCATGTACCGGCAATCACGACGCTATCTTGCGAGCGCTGCCGTGCTGTTGCTCGCCATCGGCGTCGGCGGGTTGAGCGGCTGGCAGGCCCGGGAAATGGCCCTGGGCGGCAGCACCCTGCCCATGACCGACGCCCTGCAGGCCTACCGAATGTTCGCCGTGCAACAAATCCTTGCGGCCGACCTGCGTGTGCAACAAGGCAGCGAACTGCAAAGCTGGCTCGATCGTTATTTCCATCACGCCCATCGCCTGCCGGACTTGCAGGCTGCCGGTTTCAAACCGGTGAGTGGCCGTCTGATGAGCACCGACCAGGGCCCTGCGGCCATGGTCCTGTACGAAGACCCGAGCGGACGACGGATCAGCTTCTACATCAGGCCGCCAGGCCCGAACAATACCCTGCTGCCCCGCGGCAGCCGTCGCGACGGCGAGCTGCAAGCCGAGTATTGGTCGAGTGCAGACTACAACTACGCGATGGTCAGCCCGATCGACGAACCGGCAATGACCCTGCTCAAGAACGCCATCGGGGGGGTGATCTGA
- a CDS encoding leucine-rich repeat-containing protein kinase family protein yields the protein MNTLEDLKAGRLASNKRLDLACGLTEFPREIFALADTLEVLNLTGNALCSLPDDLGRLQQLRVLFCSDNRFTELPASIGQCPQLRIVGFKANRIERVPARALPPRLRWLILTDNRISELPETLGDCPDLQKLMLAGNRLTSLPASLARCQQLELVRIAANRLTQLPDWLLTLPRLAWLAYAGNPLPGDFSTPHTLGLGDDIDWQHLALQQQLGEGASGVIHQALWQPPARAGKAVAVKLYKGDLTSDGSPLNEMNACIAAGVHRHLIRVEGRVSGHPQGCPGLVMDLIDPGFANLAGPPSLDSCTRDIYAPDTRFDTGVALRMARGIASVATHLHGLGIAHGDLYAHNILWNAQGECLLGDFGAASFYPLEGGQARALQRIEVRAFGVLLGELLARIDSGPGRDRLEELQVRCCQPNVLERPDFVQVSEELLHVA from the coding sequence ATGAATACCCTTGAAGACTTGAAAGCTGGGCGGTTGGCCAGCAATAAACGCCTCGACCTGGCCTGCGGCCTGACGGAGTTCCCCCGGGAAATTTTCGCCCTGGCCGACACTCTGGAAGTGCTCAACCTGACCGGCAACGCCCTGTGCAGCCTGCCCGACGACCTCGGTCGACTTCAGCAATTGCGTGTGCTGTTCTGCTCGGACAACCGTTTTACCGAGCTGCCGGCCAGCATTGGCCAGTGCCCGCAACTGCGCATCGTCGGCTTCAAGGCCAACCGGATCGAACGCGTGCCGGCCCGCGCACTGCCTCCCAGGCTGCGCTGGCTGATCCTCACCGACAACCGCATCAGCGAACTGCCCGAAACACTGGGCGATTGCCCTGACCTGCAGAAGCTGATGCTCGCCGGCAACCGGCTGACCTCCCTGCCCGCTTCCCTGGCCCGTTGCCAGCAATTGGAACTGGTGCGCATCGCCGCCAATCGACTGACCCAACTGCCGGACTGGTTGTTGACCCTGCCGCGCCTGGCATGGCTGGCCTATGCCGGCAACCCACTGCCCGGTGACTTCAGCACGCCCCATACTCTCGGCCTTGGCGACGATATCGACTGGCAACATCTGGCGCTGCAACAGCAACTCGGGGAAGGTGCCTCGGGGGTCATCCACCAAGCCCTGTGGCAGCCCCCGGCGCGCGCCGGCAAGGCGGTCGCGGTGAAACTGTACAAGGGCGACCTCACCAGTGACGGCTCGCCGCTCAATGAAATGAACGCGTGCATTGCCGCCGGCGTTCATCGGCACCTGATCCGCGTCGAAGGTCGGGTCAGCGGCCATCCGCAAGGGTGTCCAGGACTGGTGATGGACCTGATCGATCCAGGCTTCGCCAACCTGGCGGGCCCTCCCAGCCTGGACTCCTGTACCCGCGATATCTATGCCCCCGACACTCGCTTCGATACCGGGGTGGCGCTTCGCATGGCCCGTGGCATCGCCTCGGTTGCCACGCACCTTCATGGCCTGGGTATCGCCCATGGCGATCTGTACGCGCACAACATTCTCTGGAATGCGCAGGGTGAATGCCTGCTCGGGGATTTTGGCGCGGCGTCGTTTTATCCGCTGGAAGGTGGACAGGCTCGTGCCTTGCAGCGAATAGAAGTGCGGGCGTTTGGCGTGCTGCTGGGGGAGTTGCTGGCACGGATCGATTCAGGACCCGGCCGCGATAGACTGGAGGAACTACAGGTGCGTTGCTGCCAACCGAATGTGCTGGAGCGGCCAGACTTTGTACAGGTCAGTGAAGAGTTACTGCATGTAGCCTGA
- a CDS encoding YebC/PmpR family DNA-binding transcriptional regulator, whose product MGAQWKVKHKEAAANAKGKIFGKLVKEITIAARNGADTATNAHLRLVVEQAKKASMPRETLDRAIKKGSGQLGETVQYHRVTYEGFAPHQVPLIVECVTDNINRTVAEIRVAFRKGQLGASGSVAWDFNHVGMIEASPDSPDADPELAAIEAGAQDFEPGEDGATLFLTEPADLDAVQKALPAQSFTVLSAKLGYQPKNPVSGLSDEQMAEVEAFLEALDNHDDVQDMFVGLAG is encoded by the coding sequence ATGGGCGCACAGTGGAAGGTTAAACACAAAGAAGCGGCAGCCAATGCCAAGGGCAAGATCTTTGGCAAGCTGGTGAAGGAAATCACCATTGCCGCCCGCAACGGCGCGGATACCGCCACCAACGCGCACCTGCGTCTGGTCGTCGAGCAGGCGAAAAAAGCGTCGATGCCGCGCGAAACCCTGGACCGTGCGATCAAGAAAGGCTCGGGCCAGCTGGGCGAAACCGTGCAATACCATCGGGTGACTTATGAGGGCTTCGCGCCGCATCAGGTTCCGCTGATCGTTGAGTGCGTCACCGACAATATCAACCGCACCGTCGCTGAAATTCGCGTGGCCTTTCGCAAGGGGCAATTGGGGGCTTCGGGTTCGGTTGCCTGGGACTTCAATCATGTGGGCATGATCGAGGCGTCCCCTGACAGCCCGGATGCCGACCCGGAGCTGGCCGCTATCGAAGCGGGCGCCCAGGACTTCGAGCCCGGTGAAGACGGCGCAACCTTGTTCCTCACCGAGCCTGCCGATCTGGATGCCGTGCAAAAGGCATTGCCTGCGCAGAGCTTTACCGTGTTGTCGGCCAAATTGGGCTATCAGCCTAAAAACCCGGTCAGCGGCTTGAGCGACGAGCAGATGGCCGAGGTCGAAGCCTTCCTTGAAGCCCTGGACAACCACGACGACGTGCAGGACATGTTCGTCGGGCTGGCGGGTTAA
- a CDS encoding MFS transporter, which produces MNKQIATIKRWRMQIFAITWLAYAAFYFTRKAFSVAKLGIGEDPAFHLDKMAMANLDAIYLTAYAVGQFTWGMLADRFGPRVVVLGGLVISALAAVAMGSYATFPIFATCMLIQGLAQSTGWSGLCKNIGSFFPAQQRGRVLGLWSSCYAFGGLVASPFAGWWAYTAIGNWQAAFISSAAVVGVVAVLFFIFQRNKPEDVGLPAVEPEPEPVGGASTLCSVWAPLREILRNRTVLTLGLAYFMLKPARYAILLWGPVIVFEQMPSVGKVGAAIIPTAFELAGLLGPIMIGLASDKIFGARRMPACVLSLLALTLSLAFFMGALHSGSVILVVALLFVMGLTLYGPDSMISGAAAIDFGTAKAGATAAGFVNGCGSVGAILGGLLPGYFDTVTVFFVFAGCALFSALVLVPHWNSRPVTITDGSATVPNQAIAVTPLRT; this is translated from the coding sequence ATGAATAAGCAGATAGCAACCATCAAGCGCTGGCGCATGCAGATTTTCGCCATCACTTGGTTGGCCTACGCGGCCTTCTATTTCACCCGTAAAGCCTTCTCCGTCGCCAAACTCGGTATCGGCGAGGACCCGGCCTTCCATCTGGACAAGATGGCCATGGCCAACCTCGACGCGATCTATCTGACGGCTTACGCGGTCGGGCAGTTTACCTGGGGCATGCTCGCCGATCGCTTCGGCCCGCGCGTGGTGGTATTGGGCGGCCTGGTGATTTCGGCCCTGGCGGCAGTGGCCATGGGCAGTTATGCGACCTTCCCGATTTTTGCGACCTGCATGCTGATCCAGGGCCTGGCGCAATCGACCGGCTGGTCGGGCCTGTGCAAGAACATCGGCAGCTTCTTCCCGGCGCAGCAACGCGGCCGTGTGCTCGGCCTCTGGAGTTCATGTTATGCCTTCGGCGGCCTGGTAGCGTCGCCGTTCGCCGGCTGGTGGGCCTATACCGCCATCGGCAATTGGCAGGCAGCATTCATTTCCAGCGCGGCCGTGGTCGGCGTGGTGGCGGTGCTGTTCTTTATCTTCCAGCGCAACAAGCCCGAAGACGTCGGCCTGCCCGCGGTGGAGCCGGAGCCCGAGCCGGTGGGCGGTGCCTCCACGCTTTGCAGCGTCTGGGCGCCACTGCGGGAAATCCTGCGCAATCGTACGGTGCTGACCCTGGGCCTGGCGTATTTCATGCTCAAGCCTGCGCGCTATGCCATTCTGCTCTGGGGCCCGGTGATCGTCTTCGAACAGATGCCATCGGTGGGCAAGGTCGGCGCGGCGATCATTCCGACCGCCTTCGAATTGGCCGGCCTGCTCGGGCCGATCATGATCGGCCTGGCATCGGACAAGATCTTCGGTGCACGCCGCATGCCGGCCTGTGTCCTCAGCCTGCTGGCGCTGACCCTCTCGCTGGCGTTCTTCATGGGCGCCCTGCACAGCGGCAGCGTGATCCTGGTGGTGGCCCTGCTGTTCGTCATGGGCCTGACCCTGTACGGACCGGACTCGATGATCAGCGGCGCGGCCGCCATCGACTTCGGTACCGCCAAGGCCGGCGCCACCGCTGCCGGGTTCGTCAATGGCTGCGGTTCGGTGGGCGCCATTCTTGGCGGCCTGCTGCCGGGGTATTTCGACACGGTCACGGTGTTCTTCGTCTTCGCCGGTTGCGCCCTGTTCTCGGCCCTGGTGCTGGTGCCGCACTGGAACAGCCGCCCAGTCACCATTACTGATGGGTCAGCGACAGTTCCCAACCAGGCGATAGCGGTCACACCGCTGCGGACCTGA
- a CDS encoding LysR family transcriptional regulator: MSVSHAQLKAFHAVAQHGSFTRAAERLFLTQPAISDQVRKLEERFGVLLFHRNKRSVRLTDLGERLLTITQRMFVCEAEAHELLQDSQALQTGSLVLAVDAPVHVLPQIARFCERYPGISVKIETGNTDESLLRLFNYQADLALLGRDVSDERLLCVPLRNDPMVAFVSHQHPWATRGSISLADLDDTPLVLRETGSVTRQTLEEEMQRAGLRIRPAIQVEGREAAREAVVVGIGVGVVSAAEFGADARVCALPIIDCERRLTETLVCLREQSSRRVVATFLEMVRESL, encoded by the coding sequence ATGTCGGTTTCCCATGCGCAGTTGAAAGCCTTCCATGCCGTTGCCCAGCACGGCAGCTTCACCCGTGCCGCCGAACGCTTGTTCCTGACCCAGCCGGCGATATCCGATCAAGTGCGCAAGCTTGAGGAACGCTTCGGCGTCCTGCTGTTTCATCGCAATAAACGCTCGGTGCGTCTGACCGACCTGGGCGAACGCCTGCTGACCATTACCCAGCGCATGTTCGTCTGCGAAGCCGAGGCTCATGAGTTGCTGCAGGACTCACAGGCGCTGCAGACCGGCAGCCTGGTCCTGGCCGTCGATGCGCCGGTGCATGTGTTGCCGCAGATCGCCCGCTTCTGCGAGCGTTACCCGGGCATCAGCGTGAAGATCGAAACCGGCAACACCGACGAATCGCTGCTGCGCCTGTTCAACTACCAGGCGGACCTGGCCCTGCTCGGTCGCGATGTGAGTGACGAGCGCCTGCTCTGTGTGCCGCTGCGCAATGACCCGATGGTGGCCTTCGTTTCCCATCAGCACCCTTGGGCGACCCGCGGTTCGATCAGCCTCGCCGACCTGGACGATACGCCGCTGGTGCTGCGTGAAACCGGCTCGGTGACCCGCCAGACGCTGGAGGAGGAAATGCAACGGGCCGGCCTGCGCATCCGCCCCGCGATCCAGGTCGAAGGCCGCGAGGCCGCGCGTGAGGCGGTGGTGGTGGGGATTGGCGTGGGGGTGGTTTCGGCGGCAGAGTTCGGCGCCGATGCCCGGGTGTGCGCGCTGCCGATCATCGACTGCGAGCGGCGCTTGACCGAGACGCTGGTGTGCCTGCGCGAGCAGAGTTCAAGGCGGGTGGTGGCGACGTTTCTGGAGATGGTGCGCGAGAGTCTTTAG
- a CDS encoding LysR substrate-binding domain-containing protein, translating to MNLFQLRAFDAVAREGSFTRAASRLFISQPAVTGHIKALEEHYQITLLRRTARRVELTEEGIRLAAITRAMFGMAEEAQAMLEANRQLLTGRLEVAADGPHRVMPMLASLRARYPGITVNLRLGNAQETLAALLSEHADVAVLTEVEPRKGLHLQNLTPSRICALVPAGHPWAEDGRGIAIAQLNQQIMVLREPSSITRRTFDEACALAKVQPRVLLELDSREAVTEAVAAELGIGIVSSVEVSHDPRVQAVPIAGEGLVNRHMIGCLERRRELRLIKAFLDLAPAG from the coding sequence ATGAATCTGTTCCAGCTCCGCGCCTTTGATGCGGTGGCCCGCGAGGGCAGCTTTACCCGCGCCGCCAGCCGCTTGTTCATCAGCCAGCCGGCAGTGACCGGGCACATCAAGGCGCTGGAGGAGCACTACCAGATCACTTTGTTGCGTCGAACCGCGCGACGGGTGGAGTTGACCGAGGAGGGCATCCGCCTGGCGGCGATCACCCGCGCCATGTTCGGCATGGCCGAAGAAGCCCAGGCCATGCTCGAGGCCAATCGGCAATTGCTCACCGGTCGCCTGGAAGTGGCGGCAGACGGGCCGCACCGGGTCATGCCGATGCTCGCCAGCCTGCGTGCGCGCTATCCGGGGATCACCGTGAACCTGCGTCTGGGCAACGCCCAGGAAACCCTGGCCGCGCTGCTGTCCGAGCATGCCGATGTGGCAGTGCTGACTGAGGTGGAACCGCGCAAGGGGCTGCATCTGCAAAACCTGACGCCTTCACGCATTTGCGCGCTGGTGCCGGCAGGGCACCCTTGGGCCGAGGATGGGAGAGGGATCGCTATCGCGCAGCTCAATCAGCAGATCATGGTCTTGCGTGAACCGAGCTCGATCACCCGGCGTACCTTCGATGAAGCCTGTGCACTGGCCAAGGTTCAGCCACGGGTGCTGCTGGAACTCGACAGCCGCGAGGCGGTAACCGAAGCGGTGGCGGCCGAGTTGGGGATCGGTATCGTCTCGTCAGTGGAAGTCAGTCATGACCCACGTGTGCAGGCGGTGCCGATCGCTGGTGAAGGATTGGTCAACCGGCACATGATCGGCTGCCTGGAGCGGCGGCGGGAGTTGCGCTTGATCAAGGCGTTTCTGGATTTGGCGCCGGCCGGTTAG